The sequence below is a genomic window from Opitutales bacterium.
ATCCCGAGGAGCCAACTCTTTAAGCGGATGTTTTCCCTCCATAAAACGCTCGCCGGCTTCGTTGATCAACCAGGCGCCTTCGCCACGAATGGCTTCAGTGAGTAGGAAGGTCGGAGATCCCTTTTTTGAAAAAGCCGTAGGATGAAACTGGATATACTCCATGTCCATCAGCCGCGCCCCAACGCGGTAGGCCATTGCTGGGCCGTGCCCATAAATACCCTTCTGGTTTGTAGTATGATTGAACAACTGCCCCACTCCACCCGTAGCGAGCACGGTCTTTTTGGCGCGAATCGCAAAAACCTCGCCCGTGCCTTTATCCAATATGTAGGCCCCGAATACCGTTGGAGGTTCAAAGCGATCTTCGTAGTCTTGCGAACTGTGGGACAGCGTCAGCAGATCAATCGCGATCACGTTCTCAAAACGCTCAACGGTATCGAGCCGATCTACCCCAGCATGCACGCCTTCAAGAATTGAACGTCCCGTTGTGTCTTTGGCGAAGATGATGCGCGACTCCGAGTGGCCGCCTTCCCGCGTCATTTTGAGATCTCCGGAATCTTCTCGGCGGTCAAAATCGACTCCAAGGTCATCGATCAAAAGCTTTTTAACGGAACTGCTGCCGTGCGCTACCAAAGCACCGATTGCCTTGGGATTGGCAGTGCCTCCACTGGCTTTCATGATGTCTTCAGAAAGGCTACCTCCATCGACATCCGTATGGTAAATAATCCCTCCTTGCGCCCAATTACTATTGGCACTTTTGGGGGGCTTATCCGAAGATAATAAAGCAACTGAGTAACCATGCCGTCCCATCTGGTATGCATAGGCCGCACCCGCGAGGCCCGCCCCGAGTACGAGGCAGTCTTTATCGATGATCTTCATGAATCAAACAACAGGCTCAAATCCGCCGCAGTTACCGAATGCGTCAAGGCTCCGACGCTGATAATATCTGGCCCTGCTTTGCAATAGGCTTCGACCGTGTTCAGATCAATTCCCCCAGACACCTCTAAGACAGCCTTACCTGCATAGGCTTCCACACAGGCCCTCACTTGCTCGGGAGTCATATTATCGAGGAGAATGACGTCGGCACCGAATTCAATAGCCTGGCCAACCATTTCAAAATTGACCACCTCGGCTTCGATCTTGGACAAATGCGAAGCTCGCTTACGACACAGTTGGATGGCGCGCTCTAGGCTACCAGCGGAGGCGATGTGGTTTTCCTTAATGAGCACACCATCACCCAGACCCGAACGGTGATTGTAACAACCCCCGCAGCGGACCGCATATTTTGCCAGCGCGCGATAGGCAGGAAGTGTCTTACGTGTATCTACAATCCGCACGCCGTATGGCTCGGCGATCTTTGCATATCGGCGAGCCTGTGTGGCAATGCCAGAGAGATTTTGCAAGAAATT
It includes:
- a CDS encoding FAD-binding protein, which codes for MKIIDKDCLVLGAGLAGAAYAYQMGRHGYSVALLSSDKPPKSANSNWAQGGIIYHTDVDGGSLSEDIMKASGGTANPKAIGALVAHGSSSVKKLLIDDLGVDFDRREDSGDLKMTREGGHSESRIIFAKDTTGRSILEGVHAGVDRLDTVERFENVIAIDLLTLSHSSQDYEDRFEPPTVFGAYILDKGTGEVFAIRAKKTVLATGGVGQLFNHTTNQKGIYGHGPAMAYRVGARLMDMEYIQFHPTAFSKKGSPTFLLTEAIRGEGAWLINEAGERFMEGKHPLKELAPRDFVARAIYEQMMTHGDSAVYLDLRHLGAEQVKERFPFVYSKCLEYGVDITSQPAPVAPAAHYLCGGIYTDLNGRTTIRNLNAIGECACTGLHGANRLASTALLECLTGAELTVSGDLGDLQNMTFRIPQIKAWRSPTKASDTSLIKQDLKLIKSTMTNYVGLIRSADRLDRARSIIRSLKEEVDAFYADSQLDEHLLNLRNAVLTSTLIIHAATLNTRRRGCHFRADAEEELAAPISVA
- the nadC gene encoding carboxylating nicotinate-nucleotide diphosphorylase, whose protein sequence is MLDNTLIDWALREDAGLGDVTSEAIFERNDQASGRIVAKEDLTLAGMEMAAAVFQRCDPEVEWNPVARDGDSVAAGDAVVTFSGRTIPLLIAERTALNFLQNLSGIATQARRYAKIAEPYGVRIVDTRKTLPAYRALAKYAVRCGGCYNHRSGLGDGVLIKENHIASAGSLERAIQLCRKRASHLSKIEAEVVNFEMVGQAIEFGADVILLDNMTPEQVRACVEAYAGKAVLEVSGGIDLNTVEAYCKAGPDIISVGALTHSVTAADLSLLFDS